Part of the Nocardia farcinica genome, CTCGGCGCTGCGCCGGGCGTTTCCCGGCATCGGTCCGGTGCTCGGCGATCTCGCCGCCGAGGCCCGCGACGCGGTCGCCGACTGGTGGCAGGCGCGGGCGCTGGCACACCACCGGTTCGGCGCGCAGTCGTCCGCCCTCGCGGCGGCCACCCCTCCCTCCGCCGTCTGCTCAGGAGATCGACATGGATGACAAGCGACCGGGCATCGTGAACCGCCGCGACGTGCTCCGCGGGGCGCTGGCCGCGGGTCTCGGCCTCGCCGCCACCGCACCAGCGGCCGCGGCGCAGCGACGCCGAACGCCGTGGTTGCGCACCGGCGGCGGGCGCAGCGTCGCGATCTTCGGCGGCGGCGTGGCGGGACTGTCGGCCGCCCACGAACTCGTCGAACGCGGTTACCAGGTGACCGTGTACGAGCCCGCTCATCTCGGCGGCAAGGCGCGCAGCATGGCGGTGCCGGGGACCGCCCGCGACGGGCGGCTCGATCTGCCCGGCGAGCACGGATTCCGGTTCTTCCCCGGCTGTTACCAGAACATCCCCGAGATGATGCGGCGCATCCCGTTCCCGGGGAACCCGAACGGTGTGGCGGACAATCTGATTCGCGTCGAGGGCACGGTGGCCGGCTTCCGGGGCAGGCCGCCGATCTTCGTTCCGGTGGAGGTCGGCGCGATCGATCAGCTGACGCCGCAGCGGTTACAGAACACGGTGGTGGGCGGGCTGAGTTTCATTCCCGAACTGCCGCCCGACGAGCTGGCCTTCTTCGGCAGGCAGATGATGATGTGGTTCACCTCCTGCGATGCCCGCCGCTTCGGGCAGTGGGAGCACATGACCTGGGCGCAGGCGCTCCGGGCCGAGGGCAAGTCCGCGGCCTACCGCGAGTACCTGGTCAGCGCGCTGACCAGGATCACCGTGGCGGCCAAGCCGCACATGAGTTCCGCGCGCACCATCGGCACGATCGGCGAGGCGCTGGTACTGGCAGGCACCGGGCTGATCAAGGAGTATTCCGGCGGGATCGACCGCATCCTGAACCGGCCGACCAACGAGGCATGGATCGACCCGTGGGTCGACCATCTGCGTGCGAGCGGGGTGCGTTTCGTGCTCGGCCGGGCGGCGAGCGCGCTGGAGCTGGCCGAGGGGCAGATCGCTGCGGTGCGGCTGAGCGGTGGCGAGCGGGTGACCGCGGACTGGTACGTCTGCGCGATGCCGGTGGAGCGGACGGTACCGCTGCTGAGCAACGCCGTGCTCGACGCCGACCCGAGCCTGGCGGGCATGCGTGAGCTGGTGGTGGACTGGATGGTCGGCATCCAGTACTACCTGCGCACACCGACCGACATCCCGGAGGGCCACATCGCCGCGCTCGGCTCGCCGTGGGCGTTGACCGCACTGCGGCAGGCGCCGATGTGGGTGGGCGATTTCGCCGCCCGCTACGGCGACGGCACGGTCCGCGAGTGCCTGTCCGTCGACATCTCCGACTGGGACACCCCCGGCATCCTCTACGGCCGAACCGCCAAGGAATGCTCCGCCGAGGAGATCGCCGCCGAAGTGTGGGCGCAGCTGAAGGAATGGCTCAACACCGCCACCGGCTGGCTGCGCGACGAGGACGTGCACTCCTGGCATCTCGATCCGGGCATCACCTGGGGCCGCGGCGGTATCGAGAACGCGACCCCGCTGCTGGTCAACACGGTCGGCTCGTACGCGAACCGGCCGGAGGCGCGCTGCGCGATCCCCAACCTGTTCTTCGGCGGCGACCACGTGCGCAACCACATCGATCTGGCGACGATGGAGGGCGCCAACGAGTCCGGGCGCGCCGCGGCGAACGCGATCATGGACGCCGCCGACGACCCCGGCCCGCGGGCGCCGATCTTCCCGCTCGTGCGGGTGCCGGTGTTCGAGGCGGCCAAGGCGATCGACGCCGACCGGTATCGGGCCGGGCTGCCGCACGTGCTCGACGTCTGACATCGCCTCCGGTTCAGCCCGGTGTCGCGGCGAGTGAGCCGAGTTCCCGGATCGCGGCGCAGCTGCGCCGGACCATGGCGGCGAACATGGCGTCGCCGCGCTCGCTCGGCGTACCGTAGGCCGCCCCGAACACGGCGACCAGCGGACCCTGCGGCATCGCGAAGACGTAGTCGCGCCGGCATTGCCCGAGGGTGTATCCGGTGACGCCGAGCTCGCACAACGCCCGCCAGTACTGTTCGACGAGCGCGTCCTCGTGGCGTGCCCGGTCGGCGGGGTCGAGCGCGGTACCGACGAAATAGGCCAGATCCCGTGCGGGCAGGCCCAATCCGAGGGTCTGCCAGTCGACGGCGGTGACGGTGCCGCCGCCGCGGGTGTCGAACAGCAGGTTGTCGAGCCGGTAGTCGCCGTGGACGAGCGCGAATCGCTCCGGGCGGGCCACCAGCCAGTCCGCCGACCCGGCGGCGCAGGCCCGCAGCGTGTCGGCATCGGCGGGGTCCAGCCGGTCGCCGAGGCGCGCGAGGAAGGTGTCGAGCGCCGGGCCGTAGAGGTCGGCCAGCATCGCCGCCTCGCCGGGCCCGGTGAGCGACAGGCCCGGTTCGTCGAGCAGCGTGGGGTCGCACCAGCGCGGCGCGTGCAGTCCGGCGAGATTCCGGACGGCGGCGGCGGCCTCCGGGTAGCCGCAGCCGGCGATCTGGTCGCCCGGCGTGGCCGGGGCCAGATCCTCGAGCAGGAGGGTGAACTCGGCGCCGTCGCCCCGGCTGACGGCGTGATGACACCGCGGCACCCGCACCGCCACCGTCGCCGCCAGACGGGTGTAGAACGCGACCTCCTGCCGGTAGGGGCCGGCGAGCATGGCGCGGGTACCGGGGTCGGCGGCGGGCAGCTTGGCCAGCACGCGTTCGGGCACGCCTGCGCCGTCGAGGTGGACACGGTACACGGCGCCGATCTGGCCGGTGCCGACCGGTTCGACGCGGGCGGCCCGCACCGGGCGGCCGAGCGCGCGACCGAGCCACTCCGGGGTGAGTTCCGCTGCGGTGCAGGCCGGTTCGAGGTCCGCGGCGGTGACGTCGGCGCTCACGCTGTGGTGCTTCCCGGATCGGCGAGCAGCCCGGCGAACCGCGCCGGGTCGCGGCGGCGCTCCCAGGCTGCCGGCACGGGCGCGAGGTCGGCGGGGGTGGAGCACCCGAGTTCGGGGAAGCGTGGTACGGCACTCATCGGCGGGCCCGCCGCCCGATCATGTGCTCGAGGTCGCCGAGTTCCCAGGGGGGATCGGCGTGGTGGTCGCGGTAGCCGAGAACGGCCGGCGTGGGCCGCTCGAACCGGCCGACGAATCCGCCCGCGGCGACGAAGACCTGCCCGGTGACATCGGCGGCGCGGTCCCCGGCGAGGAACAGGTACAGCCGCGCGGCGTACTCGGCGGGCGGCGCGTCGAGCGCGCCGTGCGCGGACACCTCGTCGAGCAGCCCGCGCCGGTGCAGCTCCCGGATCTTCGCCTCGTAGCCCGGCCCGCTGGACAGGCGGGTCTTCGCGCCCGGGCACACGACGTTCGCGCGGACGCCGTGCTCCTTCAGCTCCGCCGCGACGGCCAGCGTCAGACTGGTGACCGCGCCCTTGCCCGCCGCGTATCCGGTCCCGCCGTAGTCGCCGAGGTAGGCGAAGGAACCGGTGGTGACGATCGACCCGCGACCCTGGGCGACCATGTGCGGCGCCACCGCCCGGCAGGTGGCGAACGCCGTACCCAGGTGCGCCTCCAGCAGTGCATTCCATTGCGGCTCGGTGACATTCAGGATCGACGAGCCGTCCGGCTCGGGCACGCCGGCGCAGTTCACCAGCACGTCGA contains:
- a CDS encoding SDR family NAD(P)-dependent oxidoreductase; its protein translation is MSGHGSMRGRGAVVVGATSGIGRAVAEALAAEGAGVVVNGRDSAAVDAAVAHLGARARQGGRVVGVPGSAAHEAVAQQAVATCRAEFGAVDVLVNCAGVPEPDGSSILNVTEPQWNALLEAHLGTAFATCRAVAPHMVAQGRGSIVTTGSFAYLGDYGGTGYAAGKGAVTSLTLAVAAELKEHGVRANVVCPGAKTRLSSGPGYEAKIRELHRRGLLDEVSAHGALDAPPAEYAARLYLFLAGDRAADVTGQVFVAAGGFVGRFERPTPAVLGYRDHHADPPWELGDLEHMIGRRARR
- a CDS encoding hydroxysqualene dehydroxylase; translated protein: MDDKRPGIVNRRDVLRGALAAGLGLAATAPAAAAQRRRTPWLRTGGGRSVAIFGGGVAGLSAAHELVERGYQVTVYEPAHLGGKARSMAVPGTARDGRLDLPGEHGFRFFPGCYQNIPEMMRRIPFPGNPNGVADNLIRVEGTVAGFRGRPPIFVPVEVGAIDQLTPQRLQNTVVGGLSFIPELPPDELAFFGRQMMMWFTSCDARRFGQWEHMTWAQALRAEGKSAAYREYLVSALTRITVAAKPHMSSARTIGTIGEALVLAGTGLIKEYSGGIDRILNRPTNEAWIDPWVDHLRASGVRFVLGRAASALELAEGQIAAVRLSGGERVTADWYVCAMPVERTVPLLSNAVLDADPSLAGMRELVVDWMVGIQYYLRTPTDIPEGHIAALGSPWALTALRQAPMWVGDFAARYGDGTVRECLSVDISDWDTPGILYGRTAKECSAEEIAAEVWAQLKEWLNTATGWLRDEDVHSWHLDPGITWGRGGIENATPLLVNTVGSYANRPEARCAIPNLFFGGDHVRNHIDLATMEGANESGRAAANAIMDAADDPGPRAPIFPLVRVPVFEAAKAIDADRYRAGLPHVLDV
- a CDS encoding phosphotransferase family protein: MSADVTAADLEPACTAAELTPEWLGRALGRPVRAARVEPVGTGQIGAVYRVHLDGAGVPERVLAKLPAADPGTRAMLAGPYRQEVAFYTRLAATVAVRVPRCHHAVSRGDGAEFTLLLEDLAPATPGDQIAGCGYPEAAAAVRNLAGLHAPRWCDPTLLDEPGLSLTGPGEAAMLADLYGPALDTFLARLGDRLDPADADTLRACAAGSADWLVARPERFALVHGDYRLDNLLFDTRGGGTVTAVDWQTLGLGLPARDLAYFVGTALDPADRARHEDALVEQYWRALCELGVTGYTLGQCRRDYVFAMPQGPLVAVFGAAYGTPSERGDAMFAAMVRRSCAAIRELGSLAATPG